The following coding sequences lie in one Niabella agricola genomic window:
- a CDS encoding RagB/SusD family nutrient uptake outer membrane protein, whose amino-acid sequence MKKIIYGFLVMTAFLATGCKKDFLEDMKSYDKYDESIFGNEVLTGWYIDRLYYDYFSAYKSPVVSVVGLYNDTRTRSTEEMGGTVTDMINSQKTLTDASQADGYFGTALAANAGNTPYTRIRTANFLIQKIDEKGQSLSADFKNKARGQMLFLRGLQYFDLMRIYGGVPIVTTVENATASDPSIQHPRAKTSEVVDQIISDLDSAALLLPTAWGAGDYGRFTKGAALAMKSRVLLTFASPLFNPDWDNPGNDRWQKALDAGLAAETALTAAGNGLYGTTARDWAEMWYKNDNAFNKEVIMVQLLSNSTASSGVNSNGWERSIRVTKQTGAGGVSAPKEMVDLFPLADGSRPTIANGYDSLHFFMNRDPRFYRTFAFSGMKWPTKEAAADVVWLYRWMYSSNKTAYSDGNQVSSAVVVRKMTNPAGSSTVSGLAYSGTDIMEYRYAELLLNIAECYAAKGDIANTLVYLGKIRGRVGIPSANNYGIGTLATKYAAIEACLYERRVELAYEGKRFWDAQRWMLYNDDAAAGNNTCEKLGIAPINGTARTGRLWQYKTMAANSTDPLAAARGSIAVDPDAADFTTQLNNLKTFFDNNLVVVSTDQPMDKDGSGNPLFISFRQNYYISGLNNTALSLNPWLQQTIGWNDYNNAPGAFNYRQ is encoded by the coding sequence ATGAAAAAGATAATATATGGTTTCCTTGTAATGACGGCTTTTTTAGCCACCGGTTGCAAGAAGGACTTTTTGGAGGATATGAAGAGCTACGATAAATATGACGAAAGCATATTTGGCAACGAGGTACTAACCGGTTGGTATATTGACCGGCTTTATTATGATTATTTTTCGGCCTACAAGTCGCCGGTGGTTTCGGTTGTTGGGTTGTATAATGATACAAGAACCAGGTCAACTGAAGAGATGGGCGGCACGGTTACGGATATGATCAATTCGCAAAAAACACTAACAGATGCCAGTCAGGCAGACGGATACTTCGGAACGGCACTGGCCGCAAATGCAGGAAATACACCCTATACCCGTATCAGGACAGCAAACTTCCTGATACAAAAGATCGACGAAAAAGGACAGTCCCTGTCGGCCGATTTTAAAAATAAAGCAAGAGGACAAATGCTTTTCCTGAGAGGACTTCAATATTTTGATCTCATGCGTATTTATGGCGGTGTTCCAATAGTGACCACGGTCGAAAATGCCACGGCTAGCGATCCATCCATTCAACATCCGCGTGCGAAAACTTCGGAGGTGGTTGACCAGATTATTTCGGATCTTGACTCAGCGGCCTTGCTGTTGCCAACCGCCTGGGGCGCCGGAGATTATGGCCGGTTCACAAAGGGAGCGGCGCTGGCGATGAAAAGCCGCGTGTTATTAACCTTTGCCAGTCCGCTGTTTAATCCGGATTGGGATAACCCTGGCAATGACCGCTGGCAAAAAGCGCTGGATGCGGGTCTGGCAGCAGAAACTGCATTGACGGCTGCTGGTAACGGTTTATATGGCACTACTGCAAGGGATTGGGCTGAAATGTGGTATAAGAATGATAATGCTTTTAATAAAGAAGTTATTATGGTTCAGCTATTGTCAAACTCTACAGCCTCATCGGGTGTAAACAGCAACGGATGGGAACGGAGTATACGGGTAACCAAACAAACAGGTGCCGGCGGGGTTTCTGCTCCCAAAGAAATGGTTGACCTCTTTCCTCTGGCTGATGGTTCACGTCCCACGATCGCTAATGGCTATGATTCACTACATTTCTTCATGAACAGAGATCCGCGCTTCTACCGCACGTTTGCATTTTCCGGTATGAAATGGCCAACAAAGGAAGCGGCGGCTGATGTGGTTTGGTTGTATCGCTGGATGTACAGTTCCAATAAAACGGCTTATAGCGATGGTAACCAGGTTTCCAGTGCTGTGGTTGTTCGTAAGATGACCAATCCCGCAGGCTCCAGCACGGTATCCGGACTGGCTTATTCCGGTACCGATATTATGGAATACAGGTATGCGGAGTTGCTGTTGAATATCGCAGAATGTTATGCGGCTAAAGGCGATATTGCAAACACACTTGTTTATCTTGGAAAGATCCGTGGGCGCGTAGGGATCCCGTCGGCGAACAATTATGGTATCGGCACATTAGCCACCAAATATGCAGCTATCGAAGCATGTTTATATGAACGAAGAGTTGAACTGGCGTATGAAGGCAAGCGTTTCTGGGATGCACAACGCTGGATGTTATATAACGACGACGCTGCAGCGGGAAATAATACCTGCGAAAAACTGGGTATTGCTCCCATTAACGGAACCGCGCGTACGGGGCGGCTATGGCAGTATAAAACCATGGCGGCTAACAGTACCGATCCACTTGCAGCGGCCCGTGGTTCCATTGCCGTTGATCCCGATGCCGCAGATTTTACTACACAACTAAATAATCTGAAAACGTTTTTTGACAACAATCTGGTTGTGGTAAGTACCGACCAACCCATGGATAAGGATGGATCCGGTAATCCATTGTTTATATCCTTCCGGCAGAACTATTATATTTCCGGTTTGAATAATACGGCATTGTCGCTTAATCCCTGGCTGCAGCAAACCATTGGTTGGAACGACTACAATAATGCTCCAGGAGCATTTAACTACCGGCAGTAA
- a CDS encoding DUF3826 domain-containing protein, protein MKYIFYRRKSGDIFTKSVLIVVSTIFNLLHVCGQNTSKDTTYRQAISQRAYKIVAPLKLKDSVTFYKVKEAIATQYMNLSGLDEKLEAAIRNIKETTADKEAAAKKVNGLAATTEAARIQLHNDYIRHLAALLTREQIDVIKNGMTYNVLPITYKGYLEMIPRLTTEEQKFIMDALVEAREHAMDAGTSDKKHAWFGKYKGRINNYLSAHGYDMNKESKAWQERVKASQKH, encoded by the coding sequence ATGAAGTATATTTTTTACCGAAGAAAAAGCGGGGATATTTTTACGAAAAGTGTATTAATTGTTGTTTCTACAATTTTTAATCTGTTGCATGTGTGTGGGCAAAATACCAGTAAAGATACAACCTATCGTCAGGCAATCAGCCAGCGGGCGTATAAGATTGTGGCCCCGCTGAAATTGAAAGACTCGGTGACGTTTTATAAAGTGAAAGAGGCGATTGCAACACAGTATATGAATCTGAGCGGGCTCGATGAGAAGCTGGAAGCCGCCATCCGGAACATAAAGGAGACCACAGCTGATAAAGAAGCTGCGGCAAAAAAGGTTAATGGTTTGGCGGCGACAACAGAAGCGGCCCGTATTCAATTGCACAACGACTATATCCGACACCTGGCAGCCCTGCTCACGAGGGAACAGATCGATGTTATAAAAAACGGTATGACCTATAACGTACTGCCCATTACCTATAAGGGATACCTGGAAATGATTCCCCGGCTCACAACAGAGGAACAGAAATTTATTATGGATGCACTTGTTGAGGCAAGGGAGCATGCCATGGATGCCGGTACTTCGGATAAAAAACATGCCTGGTTTGGCAAATACAAGGGAAGGATCAATAACTATCTTTCCGCACATGGGTATGATATGAATAAGGAAAGCAAGGCCTGGCAGGAACGGGTCAAGGCCAGTCAAAAGCACTAA
- a CDS encoding SusC/RagA family TonB-linked outer membrane protein encodes MFYQTLLKVVFVCTISCWGLRIAAQTKTITGQVLEDSTNTPVQGVTIKVKNGPQTAVTNLQGNFTLNVPSQGATLQYSHVGYQYGERVVDPSNAEALVIRVKKLEVNLDDVVVIGYGSQKRENLTGSVATVDMGKISDFPVSSIAEALKGQIPGLNVTGGSQRPGENATLSIRQQFGFSKDGSSPLPLIIIDDVIQLDPSSGLPTMDQFNVLDPSEVESITVLRDASAAIYGSRASQGAIIVKTKKGKTGAPKISYSGKFEFNDAVSFGKTMSAYEHGIFANRFGRASGWSPSSFFDATELENLKSTNYDWLKEAWKPGGAMQHSLNVSGGSERATYFAGVGYYTQKPNLGSQDYNKWSFRTGVDVKVVNNLKLSATVSANNSKVEKSFTKISINDGAYTSGAEQTDYAILAHMPKYIPWQYTVNGATEYISPALGPHRVQTNPSGQNNISGWNYFGLLNNGSFTMDDDNAYNANFSLQYNVPFIKGLAFRVSYGLSYSTGNNEQAMLGLRLAAATNTNAMGYHLYSDSSQWNVAVNNNRSTVRYSDEIGKVQQSNFFINYDNKFGKHNISAMASVEKGQQNYQKKFIIYDTPIMGAYNGSSPSAGTLNTSNTYVNRTEGGNLAYLGRVNYDYDGKYLLQFVFRSDASTKFAPANYWGFFPGVSAGWVVSRERWFADHVSWINNLKLRASYGKTGKDNLKPWRWMQTYGYAADKGLGFGNVNGGLLVSGLTPDATPNPNVTWDKTIKKNIGVDMSVLNNRLTLTYDRYWENNYDLLMPMAGMVGVPISVGGAFAEQNYGAVKAWGSEFSATWKDQVGDFGYSIGVNFGTSDNRVTKWLPVAFDYPSKNQTQEGYSTITPAWGFLTWKGNAAGDGLLRTDADIDAYWNYLTDLATAAGTTPSYLGFTTKTSIKKGMLAYQDLGGALDANGKTIAGPNGRVEEHQDYTQLARKNRSQGFVANLGFSWRAFTLNTQIATSWGGYNSIDYVKQGTSSGQILWSHESYLNNMYDTLDNINGRWPNLGYYSQNGYSSDFWQISSFRSYVRSLVVGYTLPRRISSKLKMDALRVSLAGFNLWDFYNPYPDKYRNMYDDPKVAYPTLRTWSLGINASF; translated from the coding sequence ATGTTTTATCAGACTCTTTTAAAGGTCGTATTTGTATGCACGATTAGTTGTTGGGGACTACGCATTGCGGCCCAAACAAAAACAATAACCGGCCAGGTATTGGAGGATTCTACCAATACGCCGGTGCAGGGTGTTACCATTAAAGTAAAAAATGGCCCCCAGACCGCAGTAACGAATCTACAGGGAAATTTTACGCTTAATGTTCCGTCTCAGGGAGCAACGCTTCAGTATTCGCATGTAGGCTACCAGTATGGCGAAAGGGTGGTGGATCCATCCAATGCGGAAGCCCTGGTGATCCGGGTGAAAAAACTGGAGGTGAACCTGGATGATGTGGTGGTGATTGGGTATGGAAGTCAAAAACGGGAAAACCTTACCGGTTCAGTAGCCACCGTTGATATGGGAAAGATCTCAGATTTTCCGGTAAGCAGTATTGCTGAAGCGCTCAAGGGACAAATACCGGGTTTGAATGTAACCGGAGGGAGTCAGCGTCCGGGTGAAAATGCAACGTTGAGTATCCGGCAACAATTCGGATTTAGTAAGGATGGCAGTAGCCCGCTGCCACTAATAATTATTGATGATGTGATACAGTTGGACCCCAGTTCTGGTTTGCCAACCATGGATCAATTTAATGTACTAGATCCTTCTGAAGTGGAAAGCATCACCGTACTTCGCGATGCCAGTGCAGCCATTTACGGCTCCAGAGCTTCGCAGGGTGCTATTATTGTAAAGACCAAAAAAGGAAAAACAGGTGCGCCTAAAATATCCTATTCCGGAAAATTTGAATTTAATGATGCTGTCAGCTTTGGGAAAACCATGAGCGCCTACGAACATGGTATTTTTGCAAACCGGTTTGGCCGTGCCTCCGGTTGGTCGCCCTCCTCATTTTTTGACGCAACAGAGCTGGAAAACCTGAAAAGTACGAACTATGATTGGCTGAAAGAGGCATGGAAACCTGGCGGTGCTATGCAGCATTCATTGAATGTGAGCGGGGGGTCTGAGCGAGCTACTTATTTTGCCGGGGTAGGCTACTATACGCAGAAACCCAATCTTGGTAGTCAGGATTATAATAAATGGTCATTTAGAACCGGCGTGGATGTCAAGGTTGTGAATAATTTAAAACTGTCGGCAACAGTTTCTGCCAATAATTCAAAAGTAGAAAAGTCATTCACTAAAATAAGCATCAATGACGGAGCCTATACTTCCGGAGCGGAGCAAACAGATTACGCTATTCTGGCCCATATGCCTAAGTATATCCCCTGGCAATATACCGTTAATGGAGCAACAGAATATATATCTCCGGCCCTCGGACCGCATCGTGTTCAAACCAACCCTTCAGGGCAAAACAATATTTCCGGATGGAACTATTTTGGATTGCTCAACAACGGATCATTTACCATGGATGATGATAATGCGTACAATGCGAATTTTTCGTTGCAGTATAATGTGCCGTTTATTAAAGGACTGGCGTTTCGTGTTTCTTATGGGCTTAGTTATTCGACCGGTAACAACGAGCAGGCAATGCTTGGTTTAAGACTGGCGGCCGCTACCAATACCAACGCAATGGGGTATCACCTGTATTCGGATTCTTCTCAATGGAATGTTGCGGTGAATAACAATCGTTCTACTGTACGCTATTCAGATGAAATCGGCAAAGTGCAGCAGTCCAACTTCTTTATCAACTATGATAATAAATTTGGTAAACATAACATCTCGGCAATGGCTTCTGTAGAAAAGGGGCAGCAAAATTATCAGAAGAAATTTATTATATATGATACTCCCATCATGGGAGCCTATAATGGCTCTTCACCCTCTGCAGGTACGTTGAATACATCCAATACCTATGTAAACCGTACTGAGGGTGGTAATTTAGCCTACCTGGGCAGGGTGAATTACGACTATGATGGTAAATATCTTTTGCAGTTTGTATTCCGTTCAGATGCATCTACAAAATTTGCGCCGGCTAATTACTGGGGATTTTTCCCGGGTGTGTCGGCGGGTTGGGTTGTATCCCGTGAGCGTTGGTTTGCTGATCATGTTAGCTGGATCAATAACCTGAAACTGAGAGCTTCTTATGGAAAAACCGGGAAAGACAATCTGAAACCCTGGCGCTGGATGCAAACCTATGGTTACGCTGCTGATAAAGGACTTGGCTTTGGAAACGTGAACGGCGGACTTTTGGTGTCTGGTCTCACACCAGACGCAACGCCCAACCCGAATGTGACCTGGGATAAGACCATCAAAAAGAACATAGGTGTAGATATGTCGGTTCTTAATAACAGGCTGACGCTGACTTATGACCGGTACTGGGAAAATAATTATGACCTGTTAATGCCGATGGCCGGTATGGTAGGTGTACCCATTTCCGTTGGGGGCGCATTTGCAGAACAGAATTATGGTGCTGTAAAAGCATGGGGATCGGAGTTCAGCGCTACGTGGAAAGACCAGGTAGGCGATTTTGGTTATAGCATAGGAGTGAATTTTGGTACCAGTGATAACCGGGTTACAAAATGGCTGCCTGTGGCATTTGATTATCCCTCAAAGAACCAGACCCAGGAAGGCTATTCTACAATTACTCCTGCCTGGGGTTTCTTAACCTGGAAGGGAAATGCAGCCGGTGACGGATTACTGCGCACAGATGCAGATATCGATGCCTACTGGAATTATTTGACAGACCTTGCTACCGCTGCAGGCACTACACCTTCTTATCTTGGTTTTACCACGAAAACAAGCATAAAAAAAGGAATGCTGGCTTACCAGGACCTGGGAGGAGCTTTGGACGCGAATGGAAAAACGATTGCAGGGCCCAATGGCCGGGTGGAGGAGCACCAGGATTACACACAGCTGGCAAGGAAGAACAGGTCTCAGGGCTTTGTAGCCAATCTTGGATTTTCCTGGAGAGCATTTACTTTAAATACGCAAATTGCTACTTCATGGGGCGGATACAACAGTATCGATTATGTGAAGCAGGGCACCAGCTCCGGGCAGATCCTCTGGTCGCATGAATCTTATTTAAATAACATGTATGACACCTTGGATAATATAAATGGAAGATGGCCCAATCTTGGGTATTATAGTCAAAATGGCTATTCATCCGATTTCTGGCAGATTTCTTCCTTCCGCAGCTATGTGCGTAGCCTGGTTGTAGGGTACACGCTTCCCAGACGTATTTCTTCAAAGCTTAAAATGGATGCACTCAGAGTAAGCCTGGCCGGGTTTAATCTTTGGGATTTTTATAATCCTTATCCCGATAAGTACCGTAATATGTATGATGATCCTAAAGTGGCTTATCCCACTTTGCGTACCTGGTCATTGGGAATTAATGCCAGCTTCTGA
- a CDS encoding polysaccharide lyase produces the protein MQRNWFYLFSFISLLGLQQQATAQYPVIPKSVEDAADAVMAGYRKLSDAAWEKALPAVEADAKQGRPFVPWASKPSDLIKAALPAFPGAEGGGAYTPGGRGGKIFVVTNLNDSGPGSFRWACEQGGARIIVFNVAGIIRLKSPVNIRAPYVTIMGQSAPGDGVCIAGESVLIDTHDVIIRFMRFRRGATEVTRRDDGLGGNPVGNIIIDHVSASWGLDENMSIYRHVYDRKADGKGEKLPTVNVTIQNSIFSEALDTYNHAFGSTIGGRNSTFMRNLWANNIARNPSVGMDGDFGFVNNVIFNWWNRSADGGDHKSLYNFINNYYKPGPITPKDRPIGYRILKPESGRAFKDSLVFGKAYVNGNIVERNERVTKDNWDGGVQLEDVKDAATYLQQIRVDQPFPIAAFPVLPAADAYSYVLQNAGALLPVRDAVDKRIVEDVRTGTITYSPDAHTAPVSKFLKRRLPADSYKNGIISDIAQVGGYPEYNGTPYKDSDNDGIPDAVEKKMGLNPNKASDAAAIAKNGYSNIENYLNGLVALKTVTPENGKPLSTFK, from the coding sequence ATGCAAAGAAATTGGTTCTATCTTTTTAGTTTTATAAGCCTGCTGGGTTTACAACAACAGGCTACTGCCCAATATCCGGTGATACCCAAATCCGTCGAAGATGCTGCCGATGCCGTGATGGCAGGTTACCGCAAATTATCCGATGCTGCCTGGGAAAAAGCATTACCAGCTGTTGAAGCGGATGCAAAACAGGGCAGGCCCTTTGTGCCCTGGGCTTCAAAACCTTCTGATCTGATAAAAGCAGCCCTCCCCGCATTCCCAGGCGCTGAAGGCGGCGGAGCCTATACGCCGGGCGGAAGAGGGGGCAAAATATTTGTAGTAACCAACCTGAACGATAGTGGCCCCGGTAGTTTTCGCTGGGCCTGCGAGCAGGGCGGCGCGCGGATCATTGTATTTAATGTGGCCGGGATCATCCGGTTGAAAAGCCCGGTAAACATCCGCGCGCCGTATGTTACCATCATGGGACAAAGTGCGCCTGGTGATGGGGTTTGTATCGCCGGAGAATCGGTGCTCATCGATACCCATGATGTCATTATCCGCTTTATGCGTTTCCGGCGTGGCGCCACAGAAGTGACCCGCCGCGATGACGGACTGGGCGGCAATCCTGTGGGTAATATCATCATTGATCATGTGTCTGCGAGCTGGGGGCTGGATGAGAACATGAGCATCTACCGCCACGTATACGATCGGAAGGCAGACGGCAAGGGAGAGAAACTGCCTACGGTAAATGTGACCATCCAGAATTCGATCTTTTCGGAAGCGCTGGATACCTACAACCATGCATTTGGCAGTACCATTGGCGGACGCAACAGCACCTTTATGCGCAATCTCTGGGCAAACAACATCGCCAGAAACCCTTCCGTGGGGATGGATGGCGATTTTGGATTTGTAAACAACGTGATCTTTAACTGGTGGAACCGCAGTGCGGACGGCGGCGATCATAAATCGCTGTATAATTTTATCAATAACTACTACAAACCCGGGCCCATCACCCCTAAAGACCGGCCGATCGGTTATCGTATTTTAAAACCGGAATCCGGCAGGGCATTTAAGGACAGCCTGGTGTTTGGAAAAGCCTATGTGAACGGGAATATTGTAGAAAGGAATGAGCGTGTAACAAAGGATAACTGGGACGGCGGTGTACAGCTGGAAGATGTAAAAGATGCTGCAACATACCTGCAGCAGATACGGGTTGACCAGCCATTTCCCATAGCAGCCTTCCCGGTGTTGCCGGCAGCTGATGCTTACAGTTATGTATTGCAAAATGCAGGAGCGTTGTTACCGGTACGAGATGCGGTAGACAAACGGATCGTGGAAGATGTGCGTACGGGAACAATCACGTATAGTCCGGATGCACACACCGCGCCGGTATCAAAGTTCCTGAAACGCCGGCTTCCGGCCGATTCTTATAAGAACGGTATTATTTCCGATATCGCCCAGGTAGGCGGTTACCCGGAGTATAACGGCACGCCTTATAAGGATTCGGATAATGATGGCATACCGGATGCCGTTGAAAAGAAGATGGGACTAAATCCCAATAAGGCATCCGATGCCGCAGCTATTGCTAAAAACGGCTACAGCAATATCGAAAATTATCTGAATGGGCTGGTGGCATTGAAGACGGTAACGCCGGAAAATGGGAAGCCCTTGTCTACGTTTAAATAG
- a CDS encoding polysaccharide lyase, with the protein MIKRLKFTSLLFCIGISGFVAAQYPKIPQEDQARSKALLEAAEKHSDSMWAIAYPIIQKEAREGRPYIPWASRYDELPHADIPAFPGAEGGGKFVRGGRGGRVIVVTNLNDDGPGSFRWACEQGGARVVVFNVAGIIRLKSPVIVRAPYITIAGQTAPGDGICIAGETVWINTHDVIIRYMRFRRGETWVGRRDDAIGGNPIGNIMIDHVSATWGLDENMSMYRHMYNDSTGKIEDKFGTVNITIQNSIFGESLDTWNHAFGSTLGGENCSFMRNLWANNTGRNPSVGWNGVFNFVNNVVFNWVHRSIDGGDYRAQFNIINNYFKPGPATPKNTNVGHRILKPESGRSKLKYKVYGRAYVNGNVMEGYPEVTKDNWNGGVQVEEEKNAGEYTDYIRQPKPLIMPTLTILDANSAKSYVLANAGATLPKRDAVDARIVKQVETGRINNVPACPLPKTQFEHRRLPIDSYKIGIITDPCQAGGYPDYKGTPYRDSDNDGMPDDYEKKVGLNPNSASDAQLIAKNGYSNIENYLNSVVNIKNVVPSK; encoded by the coding sequence ATGATTAAAAGACTAAAATTTACATCGTTATTATTTTGTATTGGAATTAGTGGGTTCGTTGCAGCACAATACCCCAAAATACCACAGGAGGACCAGGCGCGTTCCAAAGCACTGCTGGAAGCAGCAGAAAAGCATTCGGATTCTATGTGGGCCATTGCCTACCCGATCATACAAAAAGAAGCAAGAGAAGGCCGGCCCTATATTCCATGGGCTTCGCGCTATGACGAATTGCCACATGCTGATATTCCTGCATTTCCAGGCGCCGAGGGCGGTGGTAAGTTTGTAAGAGGCGGCCGCGGTGGGCGCGTGATCGTGGTTACCAACTTAAACGATGATGGCCCGGGTAGTTTCCGCTGGGCCTGCGAGCAGGGCGGTGCCCGGGTAGTGGTATTTAATGTGGCAGGGATTATCCGGCTGAAATCGCCGGTGATTGTAAGAGCACCATATATCACCATTGCCGGGCAAACAGCACCGGGTGACGGGATTTGTATTGCCGGCGAAACCGTGTGGATCAATACGCACGATGTCATTATCCGTTATATGCGTTTCCGTCGTGGCGAAACCTGGGTGGGAAGAAGGGATGATGCCATCGGCGGTAATCCCATTGGAAACATCATGATCGATCACGTATCTGCCACCTGGGGGCTGGATGAAAATATGAGCATGTACCGCCACATGTATAACGACAGTACCGGTAAGATCGAAGATAAATTCGGAACGGTAAATATCACCATTCAGAATTCCATTTTTGGCGAATCGCTCGACACCTGGAATCATGCGTTTGGGAGTACACTGGGCGGGGAGAACTGCAGTTTTATGCGGAACCTCTGGGCCAATAATACGGGCCGTAACCCTTCGGTAGGCTGGAACGGGGTGTTCAACTTTGTAAACAACGTGGTATTTAACTGGGTACACCGCTCCATCGACGGAGGCGATTACCGTGCACAGTTCAATATCATCAATAACTATTTTAAACCCGGACCTGCCACACCTAAAAATACCAACGTCGGGCACCGGATCTTGAAGCCTGAAAGTGGACGTAGTAAATTAAAATACAAAGTATATGGCCGGGCCTATGTGAACGGCAATGTGATGGAGGGTTATCCGGAGGTAACCAAAGATAACTGGAATGGTGGTGTGCAGGTAGAAGAGGAAAAGAATGCCGGGGAGTACACCGACTATATCCGTCAGCCGAAACCGCTGATCATGCCGACGCTCACCATCCTGGATGCCAATTCGGCCAAAAGCTATGTGCTGGCCAATGCTGGTGCTACCTTGCCGAAGCGCGATGCGGTCGATGCGCGGATCGTAAAACAGGTGGAGACGGGCAGGATCAATAATGTGCCGGCCTGCCCATTGCCCAAAACCCAGTTTGAGCACCGGCGGCTTCCGATCGATTCCTACAAGATAGGAATTATTACCGATCCCTGTCAGGCGGGTGGCTACCCGGATTATAAAGGAACACCTTATAGGGATTCCGATAATGACGGCATGCCGGATGATTATGAAAAAAAGGTGGGATTAAATCCCAATAGCGCTTCCGATGCGCAGCTCATTGCAAAGAACGGCTACAGCAATATAGAGAATTACCTGAACAGCGTGGTGAATATCAAAAACGTGGTGCCTTCAAAATGA